The Manihot esculenta cultivar AM560-2 chromosome 11, M.esculenta_v8, whole genome shotgun sequence genome includes a region encoding these proteins:
- the LOC110627055 gene encoding bZIP transcription factor 11, translated as MASSSGTSSGSTSMHNSGSEENFQALMDQRKRKRMISNRESARRSRMRKQKHLDDLTAQVAQLSKENHQLITSIDITTQHYLNVEADNSILRAQVLELSHRLESLNEIINFLTASNDVYEDSSTLNEPSDCFFNPMNLSYLNQSVMASADIFQY; from the coding sequence ATGGCTTCCTCCAGTGGAACATCATCAGGATCAACTTCGATGCACAACTCCGGCTCTGAAGAGAATTTTCAGGCGTTGATGGATCAGAGAAAGAGGAAGAGGATGATATCAAATCGGGAATCAGCAAGGAGGTCTCGGATGAGAAAACAGAAGCATTTGGATGATCTGACGGCGCAGGTGGCTCAGCTGAGCAAGGAGAATCACCAGCTAATCACAAGCATCGATATCACCACTCAGCATTATCTGAACGTAGAGGCTGATAACTCTATACTCAGGGCTCAGGTTCTTGAGCTTAGCCACAGATTAGAATCTCTGAATGAGATCATCAACTTCTTGACTGCAAGCAATGATGTTTATGAAGATTCAAGCACTTTGAATGAGCCATCTGATTGCTTTTTCAACCCAATGAACTTGTCATATCTGAATCAGTCTGTAATGGCTTCTGCAGATATTTTCCAATACTAG